In the genome of Rhodoferax fermentans, one region contains:
- a CDS encoding DNA modification system-associated small protein has product MPDIQEDNVLEEQRSLADLPLWTDTDAHTKLQQVCERHNVPIDVLTELVTLQRERQHQERARGIFMRFEEILGRMD; this is encoded by the coding sequence ATGCCTGATATTCAAGAAGACAACGTACTGGAAGAACAGAGGTCCCTCGCGGACCTTCCTCTTTGGACGGATACTGATGCACATACCAAATTGCAACAAGTCTGTGAGCGGCACAACGTCCCGATAGACGTTTTGACTGAATTGGTGACTCTGCAGCGAGAACGGCAGCACCAGGAGCGAGCGCGCGGAATCTTCATGCGATTTGAGGAAATCCTCGGTCGGATGGATTAA
- a CDS encoding AAA family ATPase translates to MWISKIELTNFKSYSHAEFEFPEPVNGENIVLIGGMNGYGKTSVLEALYLCLYGKDAIIHLARAGLKMDDARGYPTFLEKAFNGEAKRDGQNSMSVRIVFNKSRAKAFEINRRWYFRTNSGIWTNEEEALVYELTRNVRGTPRRDGANGFQLAELLDDNFVPAHIAPFFFFDGEEVKKLADQQRIEQVKVGLEGLLGVVLLRQLAERLRSFENGKRSDVSNVDESNISRLLESLTADEERLAGVRAELSTQGERLSMLKAERESLFQRITSAGGGRGDIATVKDLAEERQGLRSQMGDAQKQLERILADKLPFHLMPKQLLRQH, encoded by the coding sequence TTGTGGATTTCAAAAATAGAGCTGACCAACTTCAAGAGTTACAGCCACGCAGAATTCGAATTTCCTGAGCCTGTCAACGGTGAAAACATCGTGCTGATAGGTGGCATGAACGGGTACGGGAAAACATCGGTTTTGGAGGCCTTGTACCTCTGCCTGTACGGCAAAGACGCCATCATTCACCTAGCGCGCGCGGGCCTCAAAATGGACGACGCGCGGGGCTATCCAACCTTTCTCGAAAAGGCGTTCAACGGTGAGGCCAAGCGCGACGGACAGAACTCCATGTCGGTCCGCATAGTGTTCAACAAAAGCCGCGCCAAGGCCTTTGAAATTAACCGGCGCTGGTACTTCCGCACCAACAGTGGCATTTGGACCAACGAAGAAGAAGCCCTGGTCTACGAACTGACTCGCAATGTTCGCGGGACCCCACGGCGAGATGGTGCCAACGGCTTTCAGTTGGCAGAACTATTGGACGACAACTTTGTCCCAGCGCACATCGCGCCGTTTTTCTTCTTCGATGGCGAAGAAGTGAAGAAGCTTGCGGACCAGCAGCGGATAGAACAAGTGAAGGTCGGCCTTGAAGGCTTACTTGGCGTCGTGTTGCTGCGTCAATTAGCGGAGCGGCTGCGTAGCTTTGAGAACGGTAAACGTTCGGACGTCAGCAATGTGGACGAGAGCAACATCTCGCGGTTGCTGGAGTCCCTTACTGCAGATGAAGAACGGCTGGCGGGTGTACGCGCGGAGTTGTCAACACAAGGCGAACGGTTGAGTATGCTGAAGGCCGAGCGTGAATCGCTGTTTCAGCGCATTACCAGTGCCGGCGGCGGCCGCGGTGACATCGCAACTGTTAAAGACCTCGCAGAAGAGCGCCAAGGCTTGCGCTCACAGATGGGTGATGCGCAAAAGCAATTGGAGCGCATCCTGGCAGACAAGCTCCCCTT